A part of Phoenix dactylifera cultivar Barhee BC4 chromosome 2, palm_55x_up_171113_PBpolish2nd_filt_p, whole genome shotgun sequence genomic DNA contains:
- the LOC103716082 gene encoding pentatricopeptide repeat-containing protein At1g08610-like has product MLANNFTSCLIGIGDMGHMVFTQHTMGDVHCFRGLFAYYSNHCYSSKSCPWMRASAVHLDHVNKLEHKRDPCLHHDSVNSSQAAHYRSEQRGSSLDVVNGSSKVIYNAEKAMISTHARPVQLSNSNANALTLDGYYVEHDEVSNNDVLRNFCANGKLVESCNLINVMARLGQVPDFPCCINIIRGLVNADKMEKATRVLEVMVMSGGVPDVITYNKLVGGLCKRGQLNSAIRIVQDMSFSGCPPDVITFNTLFRSMFDQCKYDEAVWFWKDQLNKGCPPYLISYTVLLELICKHCGIRRAMEVLDDLAFEGCHPDLVTYNSLINLICKGGKCEDAATVFVDLLAHGLEPNAVTYNTLLHCLCSKGKWAEADDVLAIMNQASYPPTVVTYNILINSLCKYQLLDRAIDVLHRMVSEECSPDIVTYNTLLAAMCKKDMTKEAVDILHYMRDSGFSLVVITYNTVIDRLAKMGDIKKAMILFDEMVNDGITPDDITYGSLVMGFCKEDMVEQALEMLQEMININWRIRGSTFTLVIQTLCRNGKVDAAIEVLDMMISRCSKPNKAIYASLVKGVAASGMTEEATKLRKKLIEYKILKEDS; this is encoded by the coding sequence GTTTGATTGGAATTGGTGATATGGGGCATATGGTATTCACACAACACACCATGGGCGATGTTCATTGCTTTCGTGGATTATTCGCATACTATTCAAACCATTGTTACAGTTCCAAATCATGCCCATGGATGAGAGCATCCGCGGTTCACCTAGATCATGTGAACAAGCTCGAGCATAAGCGTGACCCTTGTTTGCATCATGACAGTGTCAATTCTTCCCAGGCTGCTCATTATAGGTCAGAGCAGAGAGGTAGTTCTTTAGATGTGGTTAATGGAAGTAGCAAGGTCATTTATAATGCTGAAAAGGCGATGATATCCACACACGCTAGACCTGTGCAGCTATCGAATTCTAATGCAAATGCCCTAACTCTTGATGGGTACTATGTGGAACATGATGAGGTGTCCAACAATGATGTTCTTCGTAATTTCTGTGCAAATGGGAAGCTCGTTGAATCCTGCAACCTGATTAATGTCATGGCACGATTGGGTCAGGTCCCTGACTTCCCTTGTTGCATTAACATTATCCGGGGATTAGTCAAtgctgataaaatggaaaaggCCACTCGCGTTCTTGAGGTGATGGTTATGTCTGGGGGGGTCCCGGATGTCATCACCTACAATAAATTGGTTGGAGGTCTCTGTAAAAGAGGACAACTAAATTCTGCAATTAGAATTGTACAAGATATGAGTTTCAGTGGTTGCCCTCCTGATGTGATCACATTTAACACTTTATTCCGGTCCATGTTTGACCAGTGTAAGTATGATGAGGCAGTTTGGTTTTGGAAAGATCAGTTAAATAAAGGCTGCCCTCCTTATCTAATCTCTTACACGGTACTTCTTGAACTCATATGCAAGCACTGTGGTATTCGACGGGCTATGGAGGTTCTGGATGATTTAGCTTTTGAGGGATGTCATCCTGATCTTGTGACTTATAACTCTCTCATCAATTTGATATGTAAGGGAGGGAAGTGTGAGGATGCAGCAACAGTTTTTGTTGATCTTCTGGCACATGGCTTGGAACCAAATGCGGTCACATATAATACCTTACTTCACTGTCTCTGCAGCAAGGGAAAGTGGGCTGAGGCTGATGATGTACTTGCAATCATGAACCAGGCTTCTTATCCTCCTACTGTAGTTACCTACAATATCTTGATCAACAGTTTGTGTAAATACCAGCTTTTGGATCGGGCAATTGATGTCTTACATAGAATGGTAAGTGAAGAATGTTCTCCGGATATAGTCACTTACAACACTCTCCTGGCAGCTATGTGTAAGAAGGACATGACAAAGGAGGCTGTGGATATACTTCACTATATGAGGGACAGTGGATTCTCTTTGGTTGTCATAACATATAATACTGTAATAGATAGATTAGCAAAGATGGGTGATATTAAGAAGGCAATGATTCTGTTTGATGAGATGGTCAATGATGGCATTACTCCTGACGACATCACTTATGGTTCATTGGTCATGGGTTTTTGCAAGGAAGATATGGTGGAGCAGGCACTTGAGATGTTGCAGGAGATGATTAATATCAACTGGAGAATAAGAGGCAGTACGTTTACCCTTGTGATACAGACATTATGTAGAAATGGCAAGGTGGATGCTGCTATTGAAGTTTTAGATATGATGATATCAAGATGTAGCAAGCCCAACAAAGCAATCTATGCATCGCTGGTAAAAGGAGTGGCTGCCTCTGGCATGACAGAAGAGGCTACCAAACTGCGTAAGAAGTTGATCGAGTACAAGATCCTTAAGGAAGACTCTTGA
- the LOC103716084 gene encoding dolichyl-diphosphooligosaccharide--protein glycosyltransferase subunit 2-like isoform X1: MARNLRHLGFLALICASLSISGAAVIRPINDAHRSAALEIFVPTDGSFGSLEEAYEALRTFQILGVEKSPEISHATCPVVVEKLGSSSFIPKDLFHALRVNSILGCQIDSRTFEDVASKLQAVIKDANSLLDFHYAVGGLLHIKDYGINVALLDTDGTFHSIKALSQSDGRWRYDSNSAESSTYAAGIALETLAGVVSLADKEVDQSKIGIVEHDIVKLFDSIKSYAWLNVDDDTLYFDEKHIDASEYKGPLTTSASVVRGVTAFAEVASGRLNIPSDKMLGLAKFFLSIGIPGSTKDLFNQIESLSCLENNRVSIPLILSLPSMVFSLTTRDQLKVEVTTVLGSAAPPLTVSLVQAFRSDSKDTPVMENQELQFDSENTIHYLDIIPLKLDVGKYKLMFEISLHDPENINTYATGGHTSVMAFITGSIKIDKAEIGIFDSDPGNSETLQKLDLSRDSTLSLAANHLQKLHLSFHLTTPLGHHFKPHQVFLKLRHETNVEHIFVMESSARQFKIVLDFLGLVEKIYYLSGKYEIELTVGDAAMENSFLQALGHIELDLPEPPEKAARPPPLPVDPYSRFGPKQEIAHIFRSAERRPPKELSLAFLALTFLPFVGFLIGLMRLGVNLKSFPSSAVPAAFSTLFHAGIAAALLLYVLFWLKLDLFTTLKVLGFLGVFLVFVGHRTLSHHASATAKLKSS; this comes from the exons ATGGCCAGAAACCTGAGGCATCTAGGGTTTCTGGCTCTGATATGTGCGTCTCTGTCCATCTCCGGGGCTGCCGTCATTCGGCCGATCAATGATGCCCACCGATCCGCTGCATTGGAGATCTTCGTGCCGACCGATGGATCGTTCGGAAG TTTAGAAGAAGCGTATGAGGCATTAAGAACAttccaaattcttggagtagaaaagAGCCCTGAAATAAGTCATGCAACATGTCCAGTTGTTGTAGAAAAACTTGGATCATCGTCTTTTATACCCAAGGACTTATTTCATGCACTAAGGGTCAATAGCATCTTGGGATGCCAGATTGATTCCAGAACCTTTGAG GATGTTGCATCAAAACTTCAAGCTGTGATAAAGGATGCAAATTCATTACTTGACTTTCACTATGCTGTTGGAGGCTTGCTTCATATCAAG GATTATGGTATTAATGTTGCTTTGCTGGATACTGATGGTACATTTCATTCCATAAAG GCACTCAGTCAAAGTGATGGCAGATGGCGCTATGATTCCAATAGTGCTGAATCTAGTACTTACGCCGCTG GGATAGCGCTTGAAACACTTGCTGGAGTTGTTTCATTGGCAGATAAAGAGGTGGATCAATCTAAG ATAGGAATTGTAGAACATGACATTGTTAAACTGTTTGATAGCATCAAAAGTTATG CTTGGCTTAATGTAGATGATGACACCTTGTACTTTGATGAGAAGCATATTGATGCTAGTGAATATAAGGGCCCTCTTACAACTTCAGCTTCAGTAGTACGGGGTGTTACTGCATTTGCAGAAGTTGCTTCTGGTAGGCTAAAT ATTCCAAGTGATAAAATGTTAGGATTGGCAAAGTTCTTTCTCAGCATAGGAATTCCTGGTAGCACCAAAGACTTGTTCAACCAGATAGAATCCTTATCATGCTTGGAAAACAATAG gGTCTCGATTCCACTGATTCTTTCACTTCCATCTATGGTATTTTCATTAACCACAAGGGACCAACTCAAG GTTGAGGTGACTACCGTTTTAGGTTCTGCAGCACCACCACTGACAGTGAGTCTGGTGCAAGCTTTTCGTTCTGATTCAAAAGACACCCCTGTCATGGAAAACCAG GAGCTCCAGTTTGACTCAGAAAACACCATCCATTACTTGGATATCATACCGCTGAAATTAGATGTTGGAAAGTACAAATTAATGTTTGAG ATCTCACTTCATGACCCTGAGAATATTAATACATATGCTACTGGAGGACACACTAGTGTGATGGCATTTATCACGGGATCTATCAAAATTGACAAGGCAGAAATTGGAATTTTTGATAGTGATCCTGGAAATTCGGAGACATTGCAAAA ATTAGATTTATCAAGAGACAGCACACTTTCACTAGCAGCAAACCATCTACAGAAGTTACACCTGTCTTTCCATCTAACCACTCCTCTTGGGCACCATTTTAAGCCACACCAG GTGTTTCTCAAACTGAGACATGAAACCAATGTTGAGCATATCTTTGTAATGGAGAGTTCTGCAAGACAGTTTAAAATAGTTTTG GACTTCCTTGGTCTGGTGGAAAAAATTTATTATCTTTCTGGAAAATATGAAATTGAACTTACAGTTGGTGATGCAGCAATG GAGAATTCTTTTCTACAAGCCCTTGGTCATATTGAGTTAGATTTACCAGAACCACCAGAAAAGGCAGCACGTCCTCCTCCGCTTCCTGTCGACCCATACTCAAGATTTGGACCGAAACAAGAGATAGCTCACATCTTCCGGTCAGCAGAGAGGAGACCACCAAAGGAGCTCTCTCTTGCATTTTTGGCTCTTACTTTTCTTCCATTTGTAGGATTTTTGATAGGG CTGATGCGCTTAGGAGTAAACCTGAAGAGCTTCCCTTCCTCGGCAGTACCAGCTGCATTCTCCACTctctttcatgctggcattgcagcTGCATTGTTACTTTATGTGCTTTTCTGGCTGAAG TTGGATCTCTTCACTACTTTGAAGGTTCTTGGGTTCCTTGGAGTTTTTCTGGTCTTTGTGGGTCATAGGACCCTTTCCCACCACGCTTCAGCAACAGCTAAGCTCAAGTCCTCTTAA
- the LOC103716083 gene encoding H/ACA ribonucleoprotein complex subunit 3-like protein: protein MYLQFYINENGDKVYTTKKESPLGMATQSAHPARFSPDDKYSRQRVLLKKRFGLLPTQKPPPKY, encoded by the exons ATGTATCTTCAATTCTACATAAATGAGAATGGGGACAAGGTTTACACCACCAAG AAGGAATCACCTCTTGGTATGGCAACACAATCTGCTCATCCAG CTCGCTTCTCCCCAGATGATAAGTACTCCAGGCAACGGGTTCTTCTGAAGAAACGATTTGGTCTGCTTCCAACCCAGAAGCCACCACCAAAGTACTGA
- the LOC103716084 gene encoding dolichyl-diphosphooligosaccharide--protein glycosyltransferase subunit 2-like isoform X2: MARNLRHLGFLALICASLSISGAAVIRPINDAHRSAALEIFVPTDGSFGSLEEAYEALRTFQILGVEKSPEISHATCPVVVEKLGSSSFIPKDLFHALRVNSILGCQIDSRTFEDVASKLQAVIKDANSLLDFHYAVGGLLHIKDYGINVALLDTDGTFHSIKALSQSDGRWRYDSNSAESSTYAAGIALETLAGVVSLADKEVDQSKIGIVEHDIVKLFDSIKSYDDDTLYFDEKHIDASEYKGPLTTSASVVRGVTAFAEVASGRLNIPSDKMLGLAKFFLSIGIPGSTKDLFNQIESLSCLENNRVSIPLILSLPSMVFSLTTRDQLKVEVTTVLGSAAPPLTVSLVQAFRSDSKDTPVMENQELQFDSENTIHYLDIIPLKLDVGKYKLMFEISLHDPENINTYATGGHTSVMAFITGSIKIDKAEIGIFDSDPGNSETLQKLDLSRDSTLSLAANHLQKLHLSFHLTTPLGHHFKPHQVFLKLRHETNVEHIFVMESSARQFKIVLDFLGLVEKIYYLSGKYEIELTVGDAAMENSFLQALGHIELDLPEPPEKAARPPPLPVDPYSRFGPKQEIAHIFRSAERRPPKELSLAFLALTFLPFVGFLIGLMRLGVNLKSFPSSAVPAAFSTLFHAGIAAALLLYVLFWLKLDLFTTLKVLGFLGVFLVFVGHRTLSHHASATAKLKSS; the protein is encoded by the exons ATGGCCAGAAACCTGAGGCATCTAGGGTTTCTGGCTCTGATATGTGCGTCTCTGTCCATCTCCGGGGCTGCCGTCATTCGGCCGATCAATGATGCCCACCGATCCGCTGCATTGGAGATCTTCGTGCCGACCGATGGATCGTTCGGAAG TTTAGAAGAAGCGTATGAGGCATTAAGAACAttccaaattcttggagtagaaaagAGCCCTGAAATAAGTCATGCAACATGTCCAGTTGTTGTAGAAAAACTTGGATCATCGTCTTTTATACCCAAGGACTTATTTCATGCACTAAGGGTCAATAGCATCTTGGGATGCCAGATTGATTCCAGAACCTTTGAG GATGTTGCATCAAAACTTCAAGCTGTGATAAAGGATGCAAATTCATTACTTGACTTTCACTATGCTGTTGGAGGCTTGCTTCATATCAAG GATTATGGTATTAATGTTGCTTTGCTGGATACTGATGGTACATTTCATTCCATAAAG GCACTCAGTCAAAGTGATGGCAGATGGCGCTATGATTCCAATAGTGCTGAATCTAGTACTTACGCCGCTG GGATAGCGCTTGAAACACTTGCTGGAGTTGTTTCATTGGCAGATAAAGAGGTGGATCAATCTAAG ATAGGAATTGTAGAACATGACATTGTTAAACTGTTTGATAGCATCAAAAGTTATG ATGATGACACCTTGTACTTTGATGAGAAGCATATTGATGCTAGTGAATATAAGGGCCCTCTTACAACTTCAGCTTCAGTAGTACGGGGTGTTACTGCATTTGCAGAAGTTGCTTCTGGTAGGCTAAAT ATTCCAAGTGATAAAATGTTAGGATTGGCAAAGTTCTTTCTCAGCATAGGAATTCCTGGTAGCACCAAAGACTTGTTCAACCAGATAGAATCCTTATCATGCTTGGAAAACAATAG gGTCTCGATTCCACTGATTCTTTCACTTCCATCTATGGTATTTTCATTAACCACAAGGGACCAACTCAAG GTTGAGGTGACTACCGTTTTAGGTTCTGCAGCACCACCACTGACAGTGAGTCTGGTGCAAGCTTTTCGTTCTGATTCAAAAGACACCCCTGTCATGGAAAACCAG GAGCTCCAGTTTGACTCAGAAAACACCATCCATTACTTGGATATCATACCGCTGAAATTAGATGTTGGAAAGTACAAATTAATGTTTGAG ATCTCACTTCATGACCCTGAGAATATTAATACATATGCTACTGGAGGACACACTAGTGTGATGGCATTTATCACGGGATCTATCAAAATTGACAAGGCAGAAATTGGAATTTTTGATAGTGATCCTGGAAATTCGGAGACATTGCAAAA ATTAGATTTATCAAGAGACAGCACACTTTCACTAGCAGCAAACCATCTACAGAAGTTACACCTGTCTTTCCATCTAACCACTCCTCTTGGGCACCATTTTAAGCCACACCAG GTGTTTCTCAAACTGAGACATGAAACCAATGTTGAGCATATCTTTGTAATGGAGAGTTCTGCAAGACAGTTTAAAATAGTTTTG GACTTCCTTGGTCTGGTGGAAAAAATTTATTATCTTTCTGGAAAATATGAAATTGAACTTACAGTTGGTGATGCAGCAATG GAGAATTCTTTTCTACAAGCCCTTGGTCATATTGAGTTAGATTTACCAGAACCACCAGAAAAGGCAGCACGTCCTCCTCCGCTTCCTGTCGACCCATACTCAAGATTTGGACCGAAACAAGAGATAGCTCACATCTTCCGGTCAGCAGAGAGGAGACCACCAAAGGAGCTCTCTCTTGCATTTTTGGCTCTTACTTTTCTTCCATTTGTAGGATTTTTGATAGGG CTGATGCGCTTAGGAGTAAACCTGAAGAGCTTCCCTTCCTCGGCAGTACCAGCTGCATTCTCCACTctctttcatgctggcattgcagcTGCATTGTTACTTTATGTGCTTTTCTGGCTGAAG TTGGATCTCTTCACTACTTTGAAGGTTCTTGGGTTCCTTGGAGTTTTTCTGGTCTTTGTGGGTCATAGGACCCTTTCCCACCACGCTTCAGCAACAGCTAAGCTCAAGTCCTCTTAA
- the LOC103716085 gene encoding CRIB domain-containing protein RIC7-like isoform X2 produces MKKGFLKPLRYISQIFDGREHELQIGFPTDVKHVAHIGWDGPNMNAPGWMKDFHSAPLGTIGPDGNTISTPWSSQEFKINAAGIEDNPSGEMMPRPSRRLSERTVNDSPNNAPRPRHSRRHRSETTVSADSPNREPPSDGSRRGNRRPRKKDGDSAETVAGGDLPAIPKQSRRRSKGSGSVGSGDTIRESRSKNATTRKPADEGEDERL; encoded by the exons ATGAAGAAGGGATTCTTGAAGCCCCTCCGCTATATCTCCCAAATTTTCG ATGGCCGCGAGCACGAATTGCAGATAGGCTTTCCCACGGACGTCAAACACGTGGCGCACATAGGATGGGACGGACCGAACATGAATGCTCCCGGCTGG ATGAAAGATTTCCACTCGGCACCACTCGGTACAATTGGACCGGATGGGAACACAATTTCCACCCCTTGGAGCTCTCAAG AGTTTAAGATCAACGCCGCCGGAATCGAAGACAATCCGTCAGGCGAGATGATGCCGAGACCCTCCCGGCGTTTGTCTGAGCGCACCGTGAACGACTCCCCCAACAACGCCCCGAGGCCGCGCCACTCGCGGCGGCATCGGTCCGAAACCACCGTCTCCGCCGACTCCCCAAATCGTGAGCCGCCCTCCGACGGCTCCCGGAGGGGCAACAGGAGGCCGCGCAAGAAGGACGGTGACTCCGCGGAGACGGTGGCCGGTGGGGACCTGCCGGCGATCCCGAAGCAATCGCGACGGAGATCCAAGGGCTCAGGCTCTGTGGGCAGCGGCGACACCATCCGAGAATCTAGATCTAAGAACGCCACCACCAGAAAGCCCGCGGATGAAGGGGAAGATGAACGATTGTGA
- the LOC103716085 gene encoding CRIB domain-containing protein RIC7-like isoform X1 produces the protein MTTRMKKGFLKPLRYISQIFDGREHELQIGFPTDVKHVAHIGWDGPNMNAPGWMKDFHSAPLGTIGPDGNTISTPWSSQEFKINAAGIEDNPSGEMMPRPSRRLSERTVNDSPNNAPRPRHSRRHRSETTVSADSPNREPPSDGSRRGNRRPRKKDGDSAETVAGGDLPAIPKQSRRRSKGSGSVGSGDTIRESRSKNATTRKPADEGEDERL, from the exons ATGACCACCAGGATGAAGAAGGGATTCTTGAAGCCCCTCCGCTATATCTCCCAAATTTTCG ATGGCCGCGAGCACGAATTGCAGATAGGCTTTCCCACGGACGTCAAACACGTGGCGCACATAGGATGGGACGGACCGAACATGAATGCTCCCGGCTGG ATGAAAGATTTCCACTCGGCACCACTCGGTACAATTGGACCGGATGGGAACACAATTTCCACCCCTTGGAGCTCTCAAG AGTTTAAGATCAACGCCGCCGGAATCGAAGACAATCCGTCAGGCGAGATGATGCCGAGACCCTCCCGGCGTTTGTCTGAGCGCACCGTGAACGACTCCCCCAACAACGCCCCGAGGCCGCGCCACTCGCGGCGGCATCGGTCCGAAACCACCGTCTCCGCCGACTCCCCAAATCGTGAGCCGCCCTCCGACGGCTCCCGGAGGGGCAACAGGAGGCCGCGCAAGAAGGACGGTGACTCCGCGGAGACGGTGGCCGGTGGGGACCTGCCGGCGATCCCGAAGCAATCGCGACGGAGATCCAAGGGCTCAGGCTCTGTGGGCAGCGGCGACACCATCCGAGAATCTAGATCTAAGAACGCCACCACCAGAAAGCCCGCGGATGAAGGGGAAGATGAACGATTGTGA